One Algoriphagus sp. Y33 genomic window, ATGGGAATAGACGAATGCCCTCCAGATCAATACTCCACCATGAGGTGCCAAAGCATCGGCAAGCATATTTGCCCCTTCTGCATGATTCCTTCCGTATTCATGCGGCCCGGGTTGTCCTTCGGAATTTGCTTTTACCAGAAATCCACCGAAATCAGGAATGAAGGAATAGATCTCATCGGTCTTCTTTTTCCAGAAATCAATCACCTCAGGATCCAGCGGATCGGCAGTCTTCAAGTTGCCAATTTGAATAGGAGCCGAGAAGCGGGCAGTCAAGAAAACCTTGATTCCATAGGGTCTGAAAACATCCGCCAAAGCCTTCGCCTTTTTCATGAAATCAGTGGTCAATATCAGGGCATTTGCGTTCACATTTGTGAGTGAAACTGCATTGATTCCTATAGAAGCATTTGCCCTGGCATAGTCAATGTACCGTGGATCAATGTAACCCGGAAGTCTATGCCAATCCCAAATCGAGAAGCCTGCATAGCCTCTTTCGACTGTCCTATCGAGATTGTCCCAATGGTTTAACATCCTAAGTTTAATTTTCGGACTTTCAGCTAATTCAATAGACTTATCGAAAGTGTTACTTTGTATAGAATTCAGCCAATTATAAACCCCGTAAAGTGCTCCGATAGGTTGGTTTCCCACGATTGTGTAGAATGATTTTCCATCCAGTTCCACCGAGCCCCGCCAATATCCATCATCTCCTAGTGCTTTGATTTCTGCCTGCTGACTCAGTGACAATACCTGAGAAAGTTGCTCCCGGGTTCCAATCCAAAGTTTAGTCTTTTGAAGTCTTTCTTTACTGAAAACAGGAGCTTTGCCAAGCATATTTCCGGAAGCCAGATTCAGCTCATTTTTGATGGCATCGAATGTGGGATTCTCACCGTAAAAGTAAACCCCACCAAATAATGGTTCGACTTGGAATTTCAATTTTGCTTCATTGATGGGCTGATAATCCAGCCAGAGTTTGTAGCCGTCATTGGCAAGTGAAGTCAAGGCGGTACACAGCCACAGTAGGGCTGCGAGATAAATAGGTTTGTACATAGGTTTTGGGTTTGAGCCTAAAAGATCGATAAATCGAAGCAGAATCCAAAGGTTTGATTTTAAAGCAGCTACTTACAGAGGTGTTATTAATCCCGACAATTTTCGTCAAACTTGATTTTCCATTGAGTTTAAACTCCCTGCCTTGCTTATCTTAGTTCGATTACTTTTTACCTATGGATCATAAACCGTTTATTATTTACAAATCCTCCGCAGGCTCGGGTAAGACCTATACGCTGACGCTGGAGTATCTCAAGCTTGCGCTGCAAAGCCCTCATGCATTCAAGCAAATCTTAGCCGTGACCTTTACCAATAAAGCTACACAGGAGATGAAGGAGCGGATATTGGAAGAGCTGAAAAGACTGAGGGGCCAAGTCAGTCCCGAAGACAAGATGGACGGGGAATTGATGCGTTCACTACATGTGGACGAGGCAGGGCTAAAGTTCCTTGCCCGGCAGACACTCACGGCGATTCTTCATGATTACGGAAGATTTTCGGTGAGTACGATTGACAGTTTCTTCCAAAAAGTGGTAAGGGCATTTGCCCGGGAGATTGACTTGAATGCCAAGTTTGATGTGGAATTGGATCAATTGGCAGTGTTGGAGCGCGTGGTAGACCGGGTGGTGATGCTGGTGATGGAAGATGAATTTCTCCATAAATGGCTCGTGGATTATGCCTATGAACAAATCCAGAATGGCAAATCCTGGGATATTAGGCGCAATATTCGAGGCCTTGGTCAGCAGATTTTTCAGGAGGATTTCAAAAAATATTCCCCTGAAATCAAGGAGTTTCTGAAGGATAAGGAAAATATTACTTTACTACAGTCTTTTGTCCGTGAGCGAAAGCAAGAGATTGTCGGTATCGCCAAAGAACTGGGGAAACAGGCGGACTTGATCCGCATTTCGAATGGTCTGGAATGGACGGATTTCGCCGGAGGTTCCAGGTCATTTGCCAGGCTGTTTGAGAAATTGGGTGATAGAAACCAGCCTATTCCTATTCTAACGGATTCGCAGAAGAGTAAAATCGATAATCCTGAAACTTGGTTTGCAAAATCAAGTAAGCAAATCGATGCAATTCTATCTGCTTACGACCAAGGCTTAAACCAAATTTTGCATCAGATTACAGCCTTGGGCTCAAAGTGGAATACGCTGCAGGCAATTGCCAAAAACAGTTACGTCTATGGTGTTTTTAGAAATTTGCTGGACGAACTTACCCTTGTCAAGGATGAGGAAAACATACTTCTGATCTCTGATGCCAATGAATTTCTCAAGGAAATCACCAAGGGAAATGATACGCCTTTTATCTATGAAAAAGTCGGAAATCAGTATAAAAACTATCTGATTGATGAATTTCAGGATACTTCGGGATTTCAATGGGACAGCTTTAAACCACTTCTGGAAAACTCACTTGGGCAAAATCAGACTAACCTGCTCGTAGGAGATGTGAAGCAATCGATCTATCGCTGGCGTGGTGGAGAGATGAAATTATTGCTTTCCCAGGTGGAGGATGAAATAGGCAAGGAACGCATCCAGTTGGAAAATCTGGACAAAAATTTCCGTAGCCTTCCGAATATCATCAATTTCAACAATGCTGTTTTTAAAGCATTGCCTTCAGCGATGGAGCAGGTCTTAAGTGAAAGCTACGCTGTGGAAAATCCGCAGATCCTTTCGCAGGCTTATTCGGATTCCTTTCAGAAAGTTTCTCCAAAGAAGGAAAAGTCAGTTTTTAAGGGAAAAGTCAAATTGGAGTTTATCGATCCAAAAAATGAGGATGAAGAAGGGAATTTCGATGAGGTGGTTTTATCGAAGTTACCCGATTTGGTCATGGAGCTACAGGATCACGGATATGAGCTGGAGGATATCGCTTTTCTGGTGAGGAGAAAGTCAGAAGGGGAGGCTATAGCGGATTGCCTGATGAGTTATGCGGCAGATAATCCCGATTCACAGTATAGTTTTGATGTGCTCTCCGACGAGTCCATGTATCTGAACAAAGCGGCATCAGTGAAGGCCTTGGTTTCAGGCTTCAATTACCTGCACAATCCGTCTGATAAGGTTCAGTACAAAACCATGTGGTATTATTTGGCAGTGTTGATGAACGCACCCGTAGATCATGAACTGTTTGCATTGGATAGAATGCCCGCTTACTTCGAAGAACAAGTCAAAGCTTTCGGAGAAAAGGAAATCCTGATGCTTCAATTGCCTCTGATGGAGGCATTGGAAGAGTTGATCAAAGTGCTAGGCCTGATGGAAATTGGTTTGGAGAGAGCCTATATTTCGGGGTTCAAGGAAGCGGTGTATGACTTTACGGCAACTAATCGGGCTGACCTGAGTGGTTTTCTGGAATGGTGGGAAATCAATCAAACCAAGCGCACAGTCAAAATTCCAGAAGGGCATAACGCCATGAGGATTCTGACAATTCACAAATCTAAAGGGCTGCAGTTTAAGGTGGTCGTGATGCCGTTTCTGAAATGGACGATCTTCGATACCAACAAAGGAAATGTGGTCTGGTCACCATTTGAGGATAGGGAAAAGGGACTTTCCGCTATTATTCCGCTCACGCTTAATGGGAATTTGGCAGATTCAGATTTTAGAGACACTTATGCTGAGGAAGCCACCATGGCTTATTTGGATAGTCTGAATATGTTGTATGTGGCACTCACAAGGGCTGAGGATGTTTTCTTTGGATTTTTGCCCTACAAGGAGAAAATCGGATCACAGAACTCCATGGAGGTCCAGCTTCAGCAATTGATCCAATCTCCACAGTCTTCCGGAACTGACATGAGCTGGATTTCATATTATGACCAAGAGTCAAAAATATTTGAATTTGGAGATTGGCCTGAAAACCGGCTAAAAACAGTGGAGTCTAAAAATTCTCCTGAACTTCGCTGGGCTTATAAAAATTGGTCAGAAGTATTGACACTGAAAAAGTATGCAGCTGACTTTTCATTGGAAGGAATGGAGCAGCGGAAGAAGCAGAAGTTTGGCCTGATCGTGCATGAGATTTTGGAATTATCAGCCGACAAAAATGCGGCTTTGCAGAATTTGCAGACTTTTTATTTTGAAGGGAGATTGAATGAGGAAGAAAAGCAGCTGGTGGAGCGGCAATTGGAGCACCTCTTTACCGATCCGCTTTTTGCTTCATGGTTTGGCGCAAAAGGGATTCTCCTGGCAGAGCAAGGCATTCTTCTTCCGGGAGGAAAGCAGAAGAGACCTGATAGGATTATCCTGAATGAAAGTGAAGCATTGATCGTGGATTTTAAAACAGGCGAAGCACAGATTCGCTACGCCAGTCAGGTAAGAGAATATATGGAACTGGTATCAAGACTATCACAAAAGCCCACCAAAGGTTATTTATGTTATTTGGAAACGGGATTAATCGAGGAGGTTTATGCATAGTTTCTTAAGAAATACCGCCAAAGAAATCCTCGAAAGCGGGGCTGACCTTCAAAAGCTCACCGTGGTGTTGCCGAATAGGCGTGCCGGATTGTTCTTTACCCAGCATTTGGGGAGTTTGATCAGCGAACCGACTTGGATGCCGGAAGTGAAAACGATCGAGGAAATCTTTTATGAGTTGGCAGGAAATAGACCCGCGGATGAGCTGACTTTAATTTTTGAGCTGTATCGCGTGTACCGGGAGTTGAATCCTGAAGCCGAGACTTTTGACCGGTTTTATTTCTGGGGGGAGATGATTCTCAAAGATTTCAATGATGTGGATCAGTTTATGGCAAATGCGGATAAACTCTACCATCACTTGTCTGAGATCAAGGAGTTGGAGTCGGATTTGAGTTTTCTGAACGAAAGTCAAGTTGCGTTGATCAAGCAATTTTGGTCTTCATTTATCCGTCAGGATAGAGATCATCAGGAGAAATTTTTGAAGTTCTGGCAATTGCTAAGTCCACTTTATACAAGTTTTCAAGGGTCTTTGGCGATATCTGGTTTGGCTTATTCCGGGATGCTCTACAGAAAAGTAGCAGAATCGCTGCATACTATTCCCCGTCCTGAAAAAGTACATCATTTTATAGGTTTCAATGCGTTTACAGGCGCGGAGGAGGCATTGATCAAACATTACCTTATCGCATTTGATGCAAAGATTTATTGGGATGTGGATGCATATTATTTGGAAGATAAGGTACAGGAAGCGGGCATGTTTTTCCGTGATTATCAGAAAGACAAGGTTTTCGGACCCACTTTCCCTGAGCGGATTCCAACACAGATTGAGGATCGAAAGGCAAGTATTAAAACCTATGCGACTCCTTTAAAGACCAATCAGGCAAATTTGGTAGGGTCAATTTTGGAAAAAATCCCTGCCGGTGAGTCTTGGGAAGAGACTGTGGTGATCTTGCCGGATGAGCAGATGCTTTTTCCTGTTCTTCACACGCTGCCCGAGCAAGTGGGTAAGGTAAATGTGACCATGGGATATCCTGTGAAAAATGCACCTGTTTATTCTTTTTTGGAAGCAGTGCTGGAAATGCAGCGGTATATCAAAGAAGAGGATGGAAAGTTGCTTTTCTATCATACGGCTGTAAAAAACCTGCTGAGCTCGATATACCTGAAAAGTGCGAATCCGGGCTTTGCGGAGAAGTTGGTGGAAGAAATGCAGCTCTTGAACCAGATTCATGTTACTGCGGAAAAGCTTCATATGGGAGGATTCTTATATCAGTTGATTTTCCGGAAACTTGAAAACGATTCACTTTTCAGTTACCTGTCCAATCTGATGGAAGCTCTGGCTGAGCGGTTGGTGGACGAGCCTTTGCAGCGTTCCTATCTTTATCAATGTTTCAAGCAGTTGACACGATTACGGGAGATTTTTGCCGGTCAGGATATTCTCACCATCAACAGAGAGTTTTTTATCCGGCTATTTCGGCAGGTTTTCCGGGAGGTCAAATTGCCTTTTGAGGGAGAACCCCTCCAGGGCTTGCAAATCATGGGGGTACTGGAATCCCGAAATCTTGATTTTAAGCGGGTGATCATTTGCACTATGAATGAGGATAGTTTTCCGCCTTCCGCAGGGTTGAATTCCATGATTCCATTTAACATACGTAAAGCGTTTGGATTGCCTGTGCAGGAGCAGAATGACTCGATTTACGCCTACACATTTTATAGATTATTGCACAGTGCGGAGGAAGTACATATGATCTATACGACCGCATCTGATCAGGGAAAGGCCGGCGAAAGGAGCCGATATATTCAGCAAATGTCCGTAGAGCTGGGAAGAACTATGGATGAAGAGGTGGTTTATATTCCAATTGACCAAAAATCTCCTAAAGCGATTACGATAGAGAAAGACGCTGAAGTGATTCGCCTACTTGATAAGTACCTGATCGATGAGAATGGTGTTTCCCAAACTTCCTTTTCACCTTCTGCACTGAGTGTATTTCTGGATTGTAGGTTGAAGTTTTACCTTCAGTACCTAGCAAATATCCGGGAAAAGGAGGAGGTAAGTGAGGAAATTGATGCGGCGGTTTTTGGTAATCTCGCTCACCTGAGCATGGAGATATTGTATCAGGATTTTGCGAAGCGAAAGAATAGAACTTTGCTGGAAAAGTCAGATTTCGGGGAATTGGGGAAATTGTGGGTATTTCCTGCCATTGAAAAAGCAATCCGGAATTTTTATCATTTGGAAGACGAAGCAGATACTAAGCTCAATGGTCAGATGGCTATTGCCCGGGATGTGCTTCAGAAATACCTGCATCAAATTTTAAAAATAGATGAGGCTTCAGCTCCCTTTACCTTGATTTCTTTGGAGAAGGAGAAAGTGTATAAAGCAGGTTTAAGGATCATTACTTCTTCGGGTGAGCAAACAGTTTCCTTAAAGGGGATTATCGACCGTGTGGATGAGCACAATGGTTCGGTGAGACTGATAGATTATAAATCGGGGCAGGACAACAAAACCTTTCCTGATGTTACATCGCTTTTTGACAGAGAGAATAAAAGCCGAAACAAAGCTGCTATGCAGACGATGTTTTATGGCTTAATCTACCAGGCTACTAACCCGGGGAATACATTGCCTCTTAAACCTGCAATTTTTAATCTCAGGGAAATGTTTGGAGATGATTTTAACCCTTACCTGCAGCAGAAATTGCCCAGAAAAGAGGGATCTGAAGTAAATGACTACAGGCAGTTTGAAGAAGAATACAGCACTGGGTTGAAAGTACTGCTGGAGGATATTTACAATCCTGAAATCCCTTTTGACCAGACGGAAGATTTGAAGAAATGCGGTTATTGTGCCTACAAAGAGATCTGTGGAAGGTAGCTTTAGCTCCTTCTGGATAAAAGTAAAAGGCAGGGAGATG contains:
- a CDS encoding exodeoxyribonuclease V subunit beta, encoding MDHKPFIIYKSSAGSGKTYTLTLEYLKLALQSPHAFKQILAVTFTNKATQEMKERILEELKRLRGQVSPEDKMDGELMRSLHVDEAGLKFLARQTLTAILHDYGRFSVSTIDSFFQKVVRAFAREIDLNAKFDVELDQLAVLERVVDRVVMLVMEDEFLHKWLVDYAYEQIQNGKSWDIRRNIRGLGQQIFQEDFKKYSPEIKEFLKDKENITLLQSFVRERKQEIVGIAKELGKQADLIRISNGLEWTDFAGGSRSFARLFEKLGDRNQPIPILTDSQKSKIDNPETWFAKSSKQIDAILSAYDQGLNQILHQITALGSKWNTLQAIAKNSYVYGVFRNLLDELTLVKDEENILLISDANEFLKEITKGNDTPFIYEKVGNQYKNYLIDEFQDTSGFQWDSFKPLLENSLGQNQTNLLVGDVKQSIYRWRGGEMKLLLSQVEDEIGKERIQLENLDKNFRSLPNIINFNNAVFKALPSAMEQVLSESYAVENPQILSQAYSDSFQKVSPKKEKSVFKGKVKLEFIDPKNEDEEGNFDEVVLSKLPDLVMELQDHGYELEDIAFLVRRKSEGEAIADCLMSYAADNPDSQYSFDVLSDESMYLNKAASVKALVSGFNYLHNPSDKVQYKTMWYYLAVLMNAPVDHELFALDRMPAYFEEQVKAFGEKEILMLQLPLMEALEELIKVLGLMEIGLERAYISGFKEAVYDFTATNRADLSGFLEWWEINQTKRTVKIPEGHNAMRILTIHKSKGLQFKVVVMPFLKWTIFDTNKGNVVWSPFEDREKGLSAIIPLTLNGNLADSDFRDTYAEEATMAYLDSLNMLYVALTRAEDVFFGFLPYKEKIGSQNSMEVQLQQLIQSPQSSGTDMSWISYYDQESKIFEFGDWPENRLKTVESKNSPELRWAYKNWSEVLTLKKYAADFSLEGMEQRKKQKFGLIVHEILELSADKNAALQNLQTFYFEGRLNEEEKQLVERQLEHLFTDPLFASWFGAKGILLAEQGILLPGGKQKRPDRIILNESEALIVDFKTGEAQIRYASQVREYMELVSRLSQKPTKGYLCYLETGLIEEVYA
- a CDS encoding PD-(D/E)XK nuclease family protein; translated protein: MHSFLRNTAKEILESGADLQKLTVVLPNRRAGLFFTQHLGSLISEPTWMPEVKTIEEIFYELAGNRPADELTLIFELYRVYRELNPEAETFDRFYFWGEMILKDFNDVDQFMANADKLYHHLSEIKELESDLSFLNESQVALIKQFWSSFIRQDRDHQEKFLKFWQLLSPLYTSFQGSLAISGLAYSGMLYRKVAESLHTIPRPEKVHHFIGFNAFTGAEEALIKHYLIAFDAKIYWDVDAYYLEDKVQEAGMFFRDYQKDKVFGPTFPERIPTQIEDRKASIKTYATPLKTNQANLVGSILEKIPAGESWEETVVILPDEQMLFPVLHTLPEQVGKVNVTMGYPVKNAPVYSFLEAVLEMQRYIKEEDGKLLFYHTAVKNLLSSIYLKSANPGFAEKLVEEMQLLNQIHVTAEKLHMGGFLYQLIFRKLENDSLFSYLSNLMEALAERLVDEPLQRSYLYQCFKQLTRLREIFAGQDILTINREFFIRLFRQVFREVKLPFEGEPLQGLQIMGVLESRNLDFKRVIICTMNEDSFPPSAGLNSMIPFNIRKAFGLPVQEQNDSIYAYTFYRLLHSAEEVHMIYTTASDQGKAGERSRYIQQMSVELGRTMDEEVVYIPIDQKSPKAITIEKDAEVIRLLDKYLIDENGVSQTSFSPSALSVFLDCRLKFYLQYLANIREKEEVSEEIDAAVFGNLAHLSMEILYQDFAKRKNRTLLEKSDFGELGKLWVFPAIEKAIRNFYHLEDEADTKLNGQMAIARDVLQKYLHQILKIDEASAPFTLISLEKEKVYKAGLRIITSSGEQTVSLKGIIDRVDEHNGSVRLIDYKSGQDNKTFPDVTSLFDRENKSRNKAAMQTMFYGLIYQATNPGNTLPLKPAIFNLREMFGDDFNPYLQQKLPRKEGSEVNDYRQFEEEYSTGLKVLLEDIYNPEIPFDQTEDLKKCGYCAYKEICGR